A stretch of the Bacillus sp. FJAT-18017 genome encodes the following:
- a CDS encoding tetratricopeptide repeat protein, whose protein sequence is MDRIKKIIAMLENGQHTEAINEYNEVLKTGSADEKFLLGEEFLQYGFLEEAISLFENLLLYYPGEGEIMVLLAEAYIDNNQEEKAILLLEDIEQDDPSYGEALLLLADLYQMDGLYEVSERKLIAAKESLPNEPVIDFALAELYSTMGEVKKALHFYDEVLKDSETIAGVNIHERLAEILSASGSFEEALPHFEKALEDKLEINTLFGFAFTALQAGYSRIAIDKFTELKSIDPEYHSLYLYLAKAHEQEEELQQAFEIVQEGIRLDDFNKDLFFFGGKIALKLGLEDKSEELLRGAIALDPGFSEAALTLNKLFIHQERYADVIDLIGELDLAEHAEPQFLWDAAISYNKLEDYKKASDNYENAYTFFKNNENFMNDYGYFLIEEGKTGKAAEVFSKLLNIDPTNEEYAELVERLSQE, encoded by the coding sequence ATGGATCGAATTAAAAAAATTATTGCCATGCTGGAAAATGGACAACATACAGAAGCTATCAATGAATATAATGAAGTATTAAAAACTGGGTCAGCGGATGAAAAATTCCTTCTTGGAGAGGAATTCCTCCAATATGGTTTTCTCGAGGAGGCAATCTCTTTATTTGAAAACCTTCTTTTGTATTATCCTGGTGAAGGTGAAATCATGGTCCTTCTTGCAGAAGCTTATATTGACAATAATCAGGAGGAAAAAGCAATCCTGCTCCTTGAGGACATCGAACAAGATGACCCTTCCTATGGCGAAGCTTTATTGTTATTGGCGGATTTATATCAGATGGATGGACTTTATGAGGTAAGTGAGAGGAAATTAATCGCTGCTAAAGAATCGTTGCCGAATGAGCCTGTGATTGATTTCGCCCTTGCAGAACTGTACAGTACGATGGGGGAAGTAAAAAAAGCACTACATTTTTATGATGAAGTATTAAAGGACAGCGAAACAATAGCCGGTGTCAATATTCATGAAAGGCTAGCGGAAATTCTGAGTGCATCTGGTTCTTTTGAGGAGGCTCTGCCCCATTTTGAAAAGGCTCTGGAAGACAAGCTGGAAATCAATACTTTATTCGGCTTTGCATTTACAGCTTTGCAAGCGGGATACAGCCGTATTGCAATAGACAAGTTCACCGAATTAAAAAGCATCGATCCCGAGTATCACTCATTATACTTGTATTTGGCAAAGGCACATGAGCAGGAAGAAGAACTCCAGCAGGCGTTTGAGATTGTTCAAGAGGGAATAAGGCTTGATGATTTTAATAAGGACTTGTTTTTCTTTGGTGGAAAAATTGCTCTGAAGCTTGGTCTCGAAGATAAATCAGAAGAACTGCTCCGCGGTGCAATCGCACTGGATCCTGGGTTTTCTGAGGCGGCGCTTACGCTCAATAAGCTTTTCATACATCAGGAGCGATACGCTGACGTAATTGACTTGATTGGAGAACTAGACCTGGCAGAACATGCCGAGCCCCAATTCCTTTGGGATGCTGCTATCAGCTATAACAAACTCGAGGATTATAAAAAGGCATCAGACAATTATGAGAATGCATACACTTTCTTTAAGAACAATGAAAATTTTATGAATGATTATGGATATTTTCTAATAGAAGAAGGAAAAACGGGTAAGGCTGCCGAAGTTTTTAGTAAGTTATTAAATATTGATCCAACAAATGAGGAATATGCCGAATTGGTTGAACGGCTTTCACAGGAATAA
- a CDS encoding ReoY family proteolytic degradation factor, whose product MATPVSVNEKKDFIRWFLNHYQLKRRECVWILNYLMSHDQLMEKVHFVDQAQYCPRGLIMSTHCTDKVPFRFYKENIMTTDAEKSFHDIRLNREEEIYIQLNFNASNKVHQYAAVLEDNPYMPRHLQVNEKDKVIAEQFLNYSIQRFNEEKLLLLIDEALDKQDKEAFLLFTEQLNRMKKPHQYENQL is encoded by the coding sequence ATGGCAACCCCTGTATCTGTCAACGAGAAAAAAGACTTTATCAGATGGTTTTTGAACCATTATCAATTAAAAAGGCGAGAATGTGTTTGGATCCTCAATTATCTTATGAGCCACGACCAACTGATGGAAAAGGTGCATTTTGTTGATCAGGCACAATATTGCCCCAGGGGCCTTATCATGTCCACTCATTGCACAGACAAAGTGCCGTTTCGCTTTTATAAGGAAAATATAATGACAACCGATGCTGAGAAGTCTTTTCATGACATCAGGCTGAACAGGGAGGAAGAAATATATATCCAGCTCAATTTCAACGCCTCCAATAAAGTTCATCAGTATGCGGCTGTTCTTGAAGATAACCCTTATATGCCAAGGCATTTGCAGGTGAATGAAAAGGATAAGGTAATTGCGGAACAGTTCCTCAACTATAGTATCCAGCGTTTTAATGAGGAAAAACTGCTCCTTCTGATTGATGAGGCACTTGATAAGCAGGACAAAGAAGCATTCCTTCTCTTTACCGAACAATTGAACAGAATGAAAAAGCCGCACCAATATGAAAACCAATTGTAG
- a CDS encoding ubiquinol-cytochrome c reductase iron-sulfur subunit, whose translation MSKHRVSRRQFLSYTLTGVGGFMAAGMLMPMVRFAIDPMLKADSAGDFIPTSQKIADLTEEPVRVDYSFKQKDAWYESEVTQTAWVYKNEEGKIIALSPVCKHLGCTVGWNNSPDFKNEFYCQCHGGRYEKSGKLIPGTPPINSLDMYPVREKDGYLYLGKPEPWKEV comes from the coding sequence ATGAGTAAGCATCGAGTTTCAAGAAGGCAGTTCTTAAGCTATACTTTAACAGGCGTTGGGGGATTCATGGCCGCTGGCATGCTAATGCCAATGGTTCGCTTTGCCATTGATCCAATGCTAAAAGCCGACAGTGCCGGGGATTTTATTCCGACGTCACAAAAAATTGCAGACCTGACCGAGGAGCCGGTCCGGGTAGATTATTCCTTCAAGCAAAAGGATGCTTGGTATGAATCCGAAGTGACCCAAACTGCTTGGGTTTATAAAAACGAGGAAGGCAAAATTATTGCCCTTTCACCAGTTTGTAAACACCTTGGCTGTACTGTCGGCTGGAACAACAGCCCGGATTTTAAAAATGAGTTCTACTGCCAATGCCATGGGGGGCGTTATGAAAAAAGCGGTAAGCTTATACCGGGAACACCGCCAATCAACTCGCTTGATATGTACCCGGTTCGGGAAAAAGACGGCTACCTTTATTTAGGCAAGCCGGAGCCATGGAAGGAGGTCTAG
- a CDS encoding YpiF family protein, whose translation MKWVSQDIAQYIQSKEYIDTAIVPLVPVGLGDKMLQSASMSEFIGILSLGLERQFAGRALLLPSFTYLHTENRQEIEVRLKLWETGLQEEGLPHIFFVTSDQVWIQSKDVLAGTLLWLPSLPLASMDDQQKKMLVNEQVKQLSELFTAKWREEDK comes from the coding sequence ATGAAATGGGTTTCACAGGATATTGCTCAATACATACAATCAAAAGAATATATTGATACCGCAATTGTTCCGCTGGTGCCAGTTGGTTTAGGGGACAAGATGCTGCAGTCTGCCTCGATGTCCGAATTTATTGGAATTCTGTCTTTAGGACTTGAAAGGCAATTTGCTGGGAGAGCGCTACTGTTGCCTTCTTTTACATATTTACATACTGAAAATCGCCAGGAAATTGAGGTGCGGCTGAAACTTTGGGAAACAGGTCTGCAAGAGGAGGGTCTCCCCCATATATTTTTTGTGACCTCGGACCAAGTATGGATCCAGTCCAAGGACGTACTTGCGGGTACATTGCTGTGGCTTCCATCATTGCCGTTAGCAAGTATGGATGATCAACAAAAGAAAATGCTTGTCAACGAACAGGTGAAACAATTGTCTGAGCTTTTCACAGCGAAATGGCGAGAAGAAGATAAATAA
- a CDS encoding DUF1405 domain-containing protein yields the protein MNRLYPLLAYRPMLMLLLVVNIFGTIYGYIWYGWQLDETPAKFLIFVPDSPTASLFFVFVLIAFLLKRNWPLIEALAIVTLIKYGIWAVVMNLLVFAVTDKLDLIAWMLMLSHLAMAVQGVLYAPFYRIKSWHLVVAALWTLHNDVIDYVFFMLPRYPVLDRFIPQIGYFTFWLSVASIFITWYLCVRPKRFKLNL from the coding sequence ATGAATCGTTTATACCCTCTCCTTGCTTATAGGCCAATGCTTATGCTCCTTCTAGTTGTAAATATTTTCGGTACAATATACGGATATATTTGGTACGGGTGGCAGCTGGACGAAACGCCTGCAAAATTTTTGATTTTCGTACCCGACAGCCCAACAGCAAGCCTCTTTTTTGTATTTGTATTAATTGCTTTTCTATTAAAAAGAAATTGGCCGCTAATCGAGGCACTGGCAATCGTAACATTGATCAAGTATGGTATTTGGGCAGTTGTAATGAATTTATTAGTATTCGCCGTAACGGACAAGCTGGATTTGATTGCTTGGATGCTTATGCTGTCCCACCTGGCTATGGCAGTGCAAGGTGTCCTTTATGCGCCCTTCTACAGGATAAAATCCTGGCATCTGGTAGTTGCTGCTTTATGGACTTTACATAATGATGTTATTGATTATGTTTTCTTCATGCTCCCCAGGTATCCGGTTTTGGATAGGTTTATCCCTCAGATTGGATATTTCACGTTTTGGCTATCGGTTGCATCAATCTTCATTACCTGGTATTTATGTGTAAGGCCT
- the qcrB gene encoding menaquinol-cytochrome c reductase cytochrome b subunit yields the protein MLNKIYDWVDERLDITPLWRDIADHEVPEHVNPAHHFSAFVYCFGGLTFFITVIQILSGMFLTMYYVPDIKNAWQSVYYLQNEVAFGQIVRGMHHWGASLVIVMMFLHTLRVFFQGAYKKPRELNWIVGVLIFFVMLGLGLTGYLLPWDMKALFATKVTLQIVESVPLIGPYLKALMAGHQEIVGAQTISRFFAIHVFFLPAALLGLMGAHFLMIRKQGISGPL from the coding sequence GTGTTAAACAAGATTTATGATTGGGTAGACGAGCGTCTCGATATAACGCCGCTCTGGCGCGATATTGCTGACCACGAGGTGCCTGAGCACGTTAACCCAGCCCATCACTTTTCAGCATTTGTATACTGTTTTGGCGGACTCACATTCTTTATTACCGTCATTCAAATCCTGTCCGGAATGTTCCTGACCATGTATTATGTTCCGGATATTAAAAATGCTTGGCAATCTGTTTATTATCTTCAAAATGAAGTCGCTTTCGGCCAAATCGTCCGAGGTATGCATCACTGGGGTGCAAGCCTTGTCATCGTTATGATGTTCCTACATACATTAAGGGTATTCTTCCAGGGAGCGTATAAAAAGCCTCGTGAACTGAACTGGATTGTTGGCGTACTTATCTTCTTCGTTATGCTTGGTCTTGGACTTACAGGCTACTTATTGCCATGGGATATGAAAGCGCTATTCGCAACAAAGGTTACATTGCAAATTGTCGAATCTGTTCCATTAATTGGACCTTATCTAAAAGCCTTGATGGCAGGACACCAGGAAATTGTTGGTGCACAGACGATTTCCCGCTTCTTCGCTATCCACGTTTTCTTCCTGCCTGCTGCTCTGTTGGGACTTATGGGAGCACACTTCCTTATGATCCGTAAGCAGGGTATCTCGGGACCGCTATAA
- a CDS encoding menaquinol-cytochrome c reductase cytochrome b/c subunit, translating to MHRGKGMKFVGDSRVLAPSERKPMTPKDYSEYPGKTEAFWPNFLLKEWLVGAVFLVGFLCLTVAHPSPLERIADPTDAGYIPLPDWYFMFLYQLLKYTYASGPYNAIGSMVIPGLAFGALLLAPFIDRGPERRPSKRPAATAFMLLAVAGIFYLTWEVVDTHDWAAAKRQGAIVEGANIDKDAEGYKIYQDQGCISCHGAELQGGAGGVKLIDAGFDAEHISKVAVEGKGKMPAGMFKGTDEELKVLSEYIANLKSE from the coding sequence ATGCATCGCGGAAAAGGTATGAAGTTTGTTGGCGATTCACGTGTGTTGGCGCCTTCTGAGCGTAAACCGATGACTCCCAAAGACTATTCGGAATACCCTGGAAAAACAGAAGCCTTTTGGCCAAACTTCCTCTTAAAGGAATGGCTGGTTGGCGCAGTTTTCCTGGTTGGTTTTCTATGTTTGACGGTGGCGCATCCATCACCGTTGGAAAGAATTGCAGATCCGACGGATGCGGGCTATATTCCGCTTCCTGACTGGTATTTTATGTTTTTGTACCAATTGTTGAAATATACGTATGCTTCGGGACCATATAATGCAATCGGTTCAATGGTTATACCTGGCCTTGCATTCGGGGCATTATTGCTAGCTCCATTCATTGATAGGGGACCTGAACGGAGACCTTCCAAACGCCCTGCTGCAACAGCTTTCATGCTTCTCGCTGTCGCAGGGATCTTCTACCTTACATGGGAAGTTGTTGACACTCATGACTGGGCAGCTGCAAAGCGCCAGGGGGCAATTGTGGAAGGCGCCAATATTGATAAAGATGCCGAAGGATATAAAATTTATCAGGATCAGGGTTGTATCAGCTGCCATGGGGCTGAACTTCAGGGTGGTGCCGGTGGCGTTAAGCTAATCGATGCCGGCTTTGATGCAGAGCACATCTCAAAAGTTGCGGTTGAAGGTAAAGGTAAAATGCCAGCTGGCATGTTTAAAGGTACTGATGAAGAACTGAAAGTTTTATCCGAATATATCGCGAACTTAAAGAGCGAATAA